Below is a window of Streptomyces sp. NBC_00223 DNA.
GCGACGATGTCATGGCTGCTCAGGGCCAGGTGCTGGACACCGGCACCGCCGTGCCAGGACAGGAAGTCGTCGATCTGCCCGGGGGAGCGGCTCATGTCCGGCTGGATCAGCGTGAGCGTGGCCCCGCCGTCCGGACTCTGCACCACCTGGGAGAACATGCCCTGCTCGCCGACCTCGATGTACTCCTCGAAGATCAGCTCGAAGCCGAACGCCTTGCGGTAGAACTGCACGGTCGGGTCCAGCTCCCCGTGCTCCACGCAGACCGCCACATGGTCGATGGCCCGCAGCAGGTCCGGCTCCTTCGGCGGCGGCACGTCCAGCATCTCGATGGCGCCGGGCAGGAACTCCCCCTCGGTGCCGTGACGTTCCACCAGCCGGTGCACCACGTCGCCGAAGCCGGAGACCGTGGCCGTCACCACCGAGGCGCCGCCGCCCGAGTACGCCCGCGGCGGCTCGATCCCGGTCGCGCCGCCCGCCACCGAACCGGCGTACGCGGCAGCCGTGTTGTGGGTGCCGAGGGCGATCACGGCGACGCCGTCGCCGTGCCGGGCCACGTACTCCACGGCCGGATGGTCCGGCACCAGGCCCGAGGTCAGCAGCACCCGGCAGTCGCCCTGGCCCAGCAGCAGACTGCGCTGCCCGGGCAGACCCGTCTCCGGACCGCCCTGCCCGTATATTCGGAAGCCGAACGCGGAACACAGGACGAAAGCCGCCTGGCGCGCGTCACCCACGTAGAACTCGACATGATCGATGCCGAGGTAGTCCATTGCCGCTCCTATGTCGATGACTCGGTGCCGTCAGGCCGTACGGGACAGCCGGGTGCCCGGCAGGCCGTAGACGAGGCTGACGTTGTGACCGCCGAACCCGAACGAGTTCGACATCACGTGGCTGATCTCCGGGGCCGGGCGCGGGCTCTTGCGGATGTGGTCGAGATCGCAGGCCGGGTCCGGGTCGTCGAGGTTGTGGGTCGGCGGCAGCAGCCCGCGCCGCAGCGCCAGCACCGAGACCGCCGACTCCACGACCCCCGAGGCGCCGAGCATGTGCCCGGTGACCGCCTTGGTGGCGCTGACCGGCGGCGCCTGCTCCCCGAAGACCCGGCGGATCGCTACGGACTCGGCGAGGTCGCCGAGCTTGGTGCTGGTGCCGTGCGCGTTGATGTAGCCGATGTCCTCCGGCCCGATCCCGGAGTCGGCCAGGGCCCGGCGCATGCACGCCGCGGCGCCCTCGCCGTCGGGGTGCGGGGTCGTCGGATGGTGGGCGTCGTTGGTGGCTCCCCAGCCGAGCACACCGGCGTACCCGGCCGCGCCGCGCGCGTCCGCGTGCTCGGCGCGCTCCAGGACCAGGACACCGGCCCCCTCGCCCAGCACCAGCCCGTTGCGCCGGCGGTCGAAGGGTCGGCTGGCGCCCTCCGGGTCGTCGGCCCAGCCCCGGGCCAGCGCGCGGGCGTTGCCGAAGGTGTCGGCCAGCGTCGGGAACAGCGGGGCCTCGCTGCATCCGCAGACCACCACGTCGGCCTCGTCCGCGCGCAGCAGCCGCAGGCCCTCCCCGACGGACTGGGCGCCGGCCGCGCACGCGGTGCCGATCGACGAGCTGTAGCCGCGGATGCCGTGCCGGATGGCGACGCGGGCCGCGCCCATGTTGGGCAGCATCCCCGGCAGCAGATAGGGACTCACCCCCAGCCGGCCGCGCTGGGTCCTGGTGATGACCTGGGCCTCCAGGGTGGCCAGACCGCCGGTCCCGGACAGGATCACCCCGATCCGGTACGGGTCGACGTCGCGGCCCACCTCGATCCCGGCGTCGGCCAGCGCCTCCTCGGCGGCCCGCATCGCCATCACGATGTAGCGGTCCACCACCCGGGCCTCGGGCCCGGCGAGCACCGAGGCGGGGTCGATCGGCGGGGCGAAGGCGGCCACGTCGAGCGAGCCCTCCAGCGGGCCCCCGGCCGGCGGCCGGCCCAGCCCCGAACGGCCCTCGCACATCGCCGCCATGACCTCGGCGGCGCTGTTGCCCACGGGGGTCACCATGCCCATTCCGCTGATGACGACGTCCGCTCGTCCGGTGTTGCCTGGTCGCGCGTCGGTCACGGCTGTTCTCCCTCGTGGTCGTGCGGTCCTGAGCCGGGCCGGCTTCCTAAGTCCTGCGGTACGGGGCTCGCCGGCCCCGGCGCCCGCCCGGCGGGCGCGTCCATGTCCGTGTCTGTGTCTGTGTCCGTGTCCGGCGGACGGGCGGCCAGCAGGACGGCGGCGGCGCGGTCGGGCCCGCCGGCGGTGTGGGCCTGGTCGACCCGGATCAGCAGCGCCTCGTCGGCGTCGCCGTCCTCGATCAGCAGCGCCGCCACGTCCAGCCCGGAGTCGGTGTCGCCGACGCACACCACCGGCCCGGTCAGCCGCCACAGCGCGGCCACATGGCCGGCGACGGCGTTGGGCACCGCCTGGAAGAACAGCAGCGGGCCGGGCCGGCCGCCGCCGTCGGTGGTCTCGGCCACGTGCACCGCGCCCGCGAGATCGCCCAGCGCGCTGACCACGACCACGGCGGTGACCACGGGGTCCGCTGCCGCTTCGGACCCTGGCCGCCGTTCCAGGCAGCGCCGGGCCGTCTCGGCGGCGAGCGGGCTGAACGAGGACACCACGAACCCGGCGATCGGCGGGGGAACGCGGTCGGCCGCCGACTCCGGCCACGCCCCGGCGGCGAGCACCCGCAGCCCCGCGGCCCCGGCCCGCCCGGTCAGGGAGGTGTCGGGGACAAGGGCGGGCCGTACGCCCGCTGTCGTGGGGCTCACGGCGTACCGACCAGGAGCGCGGTGTTCGCCCCGCCGAAGGCGGTGGTCAGGCTCAGGCCGTACCCGGACGTGCTGTCCTGCGCCTGATCGAGGATCAGACGCAGCGG
It encodes the following:
- the hppD gene encoding 4-hydroxyphenylpyruvate dioxygenase; translated protein: MDYLGIDHVEFYVGDARQAAFVLCSAFGFRIYGQGGPETGLPGQRSLLLGQGDCRVLLTSGLVPDHPAVEYVARHGDGVAVIALGTHNTAAAYAGSVAGGATGIEPPRAYSGGGASVVTATVSGFGDVVHRLVERHGTEGEFLPGAIEMLDVPPPKEPDLLRAIDHVAVCVEHGELDPTVQFYRKAFGFELIFEEYIEVGEQGMFSQVVQSPDGGATLTLIQPDMSRSPGQIDDFLSWHGGAGVQHLALSSHDIVAAVDTLAERGVGFAFTPDTYYASLDGRLGSVDLPVDRLRPRGILVDRDHWGQMYQIFAKSLHVRRTFFWELIERHGARTFGTSNIPALYEAKERELSTVRQTTEAGH
- a CDS encoding beta-ketoacyl-[acyl-carrier-protein] synthase family protein, which gives rise to MTDARPGNTGRADVVISGMGMVTPVGNSAAEVMAAMCEGRSGLGRPPAGGPLEGSLDVAAFAPPIDPASVLAGPEARVVDRYIVMAMRAAEEALADAGIEVGRDVDPYRIGVILSGTGGLATLEAQVITRTQRGRLGVSPYLLPGMLPNMGAARVAIRHGIRGYSSSIGTACAAGAQSVGEGLRLLRADEADVVVCGCSEAPLFPTLADTFGNARALARGWADDPEGASRPFDRRRNGLVLGEGAGVLVLERAEHADARGAAGYAGVLGWGATNDAHHPTTPHPDGEGAAACMRRALADSGIGPEDIGYINAHGTSTKLGDLAESVAIRRVFGEQAPPVSATKAVTGHMLGASGVVESAVSVLALRRGLLPPTHNLDDPDPACDLDHIRKSPRPAPEISHVMSNSFGFGGHNVSLVYGLPGTRLSRTA